The Saprospiraceae bacterium genome includes a window with the following:
- a CDS encoding Gfo/Idh/MocA family oxidoreductase, which produces MKRRKFIKDTSVVAGLGFAVNGFSIGTSSFAKDKMRLGFIGVGARGLGTLELALKRTDVEILAICDIDPITTAKAVKAMEKAGKKKPQLYTDGDYAYKKLLEQKDIDGVFICTPWEWHTPMAVDAMLAGKAVACEVAGAMSIDECWQLVRTYEKTMTPFMILENVCYRRDVMAVLNMARQGLFGEMIHLEGGYQHDLREVKFNDGVNYYGGGVEFGEKGYSEAKWRTTHSVYRNGDLYPTHGIGPVGSIINNNRGNRFEYLTSMASKARGLSDFVKNHPKGGMDHPNAKINFRLGDVVTTNIMTSNGETITLSHDTNLPRPYSLGFRVQGTKGIWMDVNKSLYIEGKSPSHKWELAEPYLNEYDHPLWKKYSSDASGAGHGGMDWFVMNAFVEAYKRSEPMPLDVYDHASWAAITCLSEQSIAQGGEPQPFPDFTDGKWMTRKPIFALDDRY; this is translated from the coding sequence GTGAAAAGAAGAAAGTTTATAAAAGATACATCTGTTGTAGCCGGACTTGGTTTTGCTGTAAACGGATTTTCCATCGGCACATCAAGTTTTGCAAAGGATAAAATGCGCCTTGGCTTTATAGGTGTCGGTGCCAGAGGACTTGGCACACTGGAATTGGCTCTCAAAAGGACTGACGTAGAGATACTTGCAATATGCGATATTGACCCAATTACAACCGCTAAAGCTGTAAAAGCCATGGAGAAAGCGGGGAAGAAAAAGCCTCAGTTATACACCGATGGCGACTATGCCTATAAAAAATTGCTGGAACAAAAAGATATTGATGGAGTATTTATATGTACACCCTGGGAATGGCATACACCTATGGCAGTAGATGCTATGCTGGCAGGAAAAGCAGTAGCGTGTGAAGTGGCTGGCGCTATGAGTATTGACGAATGTTGGCAATTGGTTCGTACCTATGAAAAGACCATGACCCCTTTTATGATTTTGGAAAACGTATGCTACAGGAGGGACGTTATGGCAGTGTTAAATATGGCTCGGCAGGGTTTATTTGGTGAGATGATACATCTGGAAGGAGGATATCAGCATGATTTGCGTGAGGTCAAATTTAATGATGGAGTAAACTACTATGGCGGTGGTGTGGAGTTTGGCGAAAAAGGCTATTCAGAAGCTAAATGGCGTACGACTCATTCTGTATATAGAAATGGCGATTTATATCCTACTCATGGTATAGGGCCGGTAGGTAGTATTATCAATAATAACAGGGGAAACAGATTTGAATACCTGACATCTATGGCGTCAAAGGCGAGAGGTCTGAGTGATTTTGTAAAAAATCACCCTAAGGGTGGCATGGACCATCCCAATGCAAAAATAAATTTCCGACTGGGAGATGTGGTCACTACCAATATCATGACTTCCAACGGAGAAACTATCACCTTGTCTCATGATACTAATTTGCCGAGACCTTATTCCTTAGGTTTCAGGGTGCAGGGAACCAAAGGTATCTGGATGGATGTCAATAAATCACTCTACATCGAGGGTAAGAGCCCGTCACACAAGTGGGAATTAGCTGAACCCTATCTTAATGAATATGACCATCCTTTATGGAAAAAATATTCATCTGATGCTTCAGGTGCAGGCCACGGTGGTATGGATTGGTTTGTGATGAATGCTTTTGTTGAAGCTTATAAGCGAAGTGAGCCAATGCCTCTTGATGTTTATGACCATGCAAGTTGGGCAGCTATCACTTGTCTGTCAGAACAATCTATTGCTCAGGGAGGTGAGCCTCAGCCATTCCCGGATTTTACAGATGGTAAATGGATGACAAGAAAACCTATATTTGCACTTGATGATCGGTATTGA
- the gldF gene encoding gliding motility-associated ABC transporter permease subunit GldF, which produces MFSIFKKEIHAFFSSLTGYLVMSVFLLSIGLFMWVFSDTSVLDYNYATMDQLFSIAPLVFLFLIPAITMRSISEEKSKGTLELLFTKPLTIYDIVAGKYLAYFVLVLFSILPTFVYYYSVYQLGSPPGNLDSGAIFGSYIGLLFLGGAFVAIGMFASALTYNQIAAFILGAFLCFFVHWAFLYISALPVFATSFDLLIQKLGMNYHYTNISRGLIETKDIVYFISVIVLFVYATIMVIQFRK; this is translated from the coding sequence ATGTTTAGTATTTTTAAAAAGGAGATCCATGCTTTTTTCAGCTCATTGACAGGTTATCTGGTGATGAGTGTGTTTCTACTGTCGATTGGGCTCTTTATGTGGGTGTTTTCTGATACAAGTGTGCTTGATTATAACTATGCTACTATGGATCAGCTATTTTCTATAGCTCCGCTTGTATTTTTATTTTTAATACCTGCCATTACTATGCGCTCTATCTCTGAAGAAAAATCAAAGGGTACCCTCGAATTATTATTTACAAAACCATTGACCATATACGATATCGTAGCCGGAAAATATCTTGCCTACTTTGTATTGGTTCTTTTTTCGATTTTGCCCACTTTTGTATACTACTACTCTGTATATCAACTTGGCTCACCTCCCGGCAATCTGGATTCAGGAGCAATCTTTGGCTCCTACATAGGATTGTTGTTTTTGGGTGGAGCGTTTGTAGCCATTGGTATGTTTGCTTCGGCATTGACATATAATCAGATTGCAGCGTTCATACTCGGAGCTTTCCTATGTTTTTTTGTGCATTGGGCATTTCTATATATTTCAGCTTTACCTGTATTTGCCACGTCATTTGACCTGTTGATACAAAAATTAGGAATGAATTACCATTATACCAACATTTCAAGGGGATTGATAGAGACAAAAGACATTGTTTATTTCATTTCGGTGATCGTTTTGTTTGTTTATGCTACTATTATGGTCATACAATTCAGAAAATAG
- the gldA gene encoding gliding motility-associated ABC transporter ATP-binding subunit GldA, with translation MSVKVSGITKVFGTQKAVNDLSFDAKPGEILGFLGPNGAGKTTTMKMICCYIQPSEGTAEVDGYDIMTSPLSVRKRIGYLPEHNPLYEEMYVKEFLQFVASIHKIDNKQNRINEVIEMTGLGNEQTKIIGTLSKGYRQRVGLAQAIMHDPSVLILDEPTSGLDMNQLVEIRSLIKNLGKEKTVIFSSHIMQEVQALCDRVVIINNGLLVADQSMHQLSSTLTFGQVIHVEFAENEVSPTLFDQIQGLSSITKDRKMLVFTAEKNADIRKSVFDTAVSKSLTILEMRQEKASMEDIFRKLTKETADV, from the coding sequence ATGTCAGTAAAAGTCTCAGGAATTACTAAAGTATTTGGCACACAAAAAGCCGTAAATGATTTGTCTTTTGATGCCAAACCTGGTGAAATTCTTGGCTTTTTAGGACCTAATGGTGCCGGAAAGACTACTACCATGAAAATGATATGTTGTTACATCCAACCGTCAGAAGGGACAGCTGAAGTAGATGGGTACGATATCATGACTTCGCCTCTGTCAGTGCGCAAACGGATAGGATATCTACCTGAGCACAATCCTCTGTACGAGGAGATGTATGTGAAGGAGTTTTTGCAATTTGTAGCAAGTATCCACAAAATTGACAATAAACAAAACCGGATCAATGAAGTGATAGAAATGACCGGACTGGGCAATGAACAAACCAAAATTATAGGCACACTGTCAAAAGGTTATCGTCAGCGAGTTGGTCTGGCTCAGGCAATCATGCACGATCCTTCTGTACTGATACTTGATGAGCCTACATCGGGATTGGATATGAACCAACTGGTAGAAATCAGGTCATTAATAAAAAATCTGGGAAAAGAAAAGACGGTGATTTTTTCATCGCATATCATGCAGGAGGTTCAGGCACTTTGTGATAGAGTCGTCATCATCAATAATGGTTTATTAGTAGCTGATCAATCAATGCATCAATTGTCATCCACACTTACTTTCGGACAGGTGATTCATGTAGAATTTGCCGAAAATGAAGTTTCACCGACGCTTTTTGATCAAATCCAGGGTTTGTCAAGTATCACAAAAGATCGCAAGATGTTGGTTTTCACAGCTGAAAAGAATGCTGATATTCGAAAATCAGTTTTTGATACTGCTGTAAGTAAAAGTTTGACCATCCTGGAAATGCGTCAGGAAAAGGCTTCTATGGAGGATATTTTCAGAAAACTGACAAAGGAGACAGCTGATGTTTAG
- a CDS encoding uridine kinase, translating to MSLKNTNTFIIGISGGSGSGKTSFIKDLKGSFDDTEVCFLCQDDYYRPREMQKEDENGIKNFDLPESMDLDEFYFDLVKLSNGLPVERDEYTFNNEIKNPGKLHIKPAPIIVVEGLFVFHEPKIFSSMDLKILIHATDIQKIIRRIKRDRVERNYPLEDVLYRYEHHVLPSFETFIFPFFNKVDIVINNNRTYDLGRDMLISFLKLKLQHFKVEAPILV from the coding sequence ATGAGCTTAAAAAATACTAATACCTTTATAATCGGAATATCAGGTGGCAGCGGATCAGGTAAAACATCTTTTATAAAAGACTTAAAAGGTAGTTTTGATGACACTGAAGTTTGTTTTTTATGTCAGGATGATTACTACAGACCCAGAGAAATGCAAAAAGAAGACGAAAACGGAATTAAAAATTTTGATCTTCCGGAGTCAATGGACCTTGATGAGTTTTATTTTGACCTTGTGAAACTTTCAAATGGGTTGCCGGTAGAGAGGGATGAATACACTTTTAATAATGAAATTAAAAATCCGGGTAAACTACACATAAAACCTGCTCCCATCATTGTGGTAGAAGGCCTGTTTGTGTTTCATGAACCGAAAATATTTTCGAGTATGGATCTGAAAATCCTTATCCATGCTACTGATATTCAGAAAATTATAAGAAGAATCAAAAGGGATAGGGTAGAGCGCAATTACCCACTTGAAGATGTACTTTACAGGTACGAACACCATGTTTTGCCTTCATTTGAGACATTTATTTTCCCTTTCTTCAACAAAGTAGACATTGTAATCAATAATAACAGAACATATGATCTTGGCCGTGATATGCTGATTTCATTCCTAAAATTAAAATTACAACATTTTAAAGTCGAAGCTCCCATCTTAGTTTGA
- the gldG gene encoding gliding motility-associated ABC transporter substrate-binding protein GldG codes for MKLERSNPYVSFVLVFVIILIINVIAEFANFQVDLTDDNRYTISKNTKDIVASMDDNITVNVLLEGEFPAGFRRLQSSVKDMLLKLRDVNSNIIYEFEDPTAGTPKEKELRRIQLREDNIVPISLSYSDGTELVQKPVFPFAIINYKSRKMVINLLEEQKPGDNEEIILNKSVALLEYKFADAFLKLKADRQKNILFTQGQDEWDQSQTFRLESELRRFHKLGRISLDSMMMIDSTIDLVIVAGPKLPFSLQNQFKLDQYVMRGGKIIWMIDKFPVSLDSINKQKFYVPEASQLELDNLLFKYGVRLMPDLIMDIECSSIPQVIGMAGDKPQTKLFPWPYHLAAVGSNAHPVTKNIDRVNLFFPGTIDTVKTDGQVKKTVLISSSKYSRAQLAPVRLTFEILKTAPDPTKFNDGHRPVAVLLEGEFESFFKNRLTPDFKAILDRMNIRFIDKSASDAKQLVISDSDFAKNLVNPTSGETEDIGFNKWERRYYKGNKDFILNAVEYMLESESVLESRSKEIKLRLLDTVKTKQEKLQWQLINVVVPVVLIALMGFLYQYFRKRKFAS; via the coding sequence ATGAAGCTGGAAAGATCCAACCCTTATGTAAGTTTTGTTCTGGTTTTTGTTATCATATTGATCATTAATGTGATAGCGGAATTTGCCAATTTTCAGGTCGACCTTACGGATGACAATAGATATACCATAAGTAAAAATACAAAAGATATTGTAGCATCTATGGATGACAATATCACCGTCAATGTCCTGCTCGAAGGGGAGTTTCCTGCCGGTTTTCGCAGGCTGCAGTCTTCTGTAAAAGACATGTTGCTCAAACTTCGGGATGTCAATTCCAACATTATCTATGAATTTGAAGACCCTACTGCAGGCACTCCAAAGGAAAAAGAGCTACGTCGTATCCAACTAAGGGAAGATAATATCGTACCCATATCACTGAGTTATTCTGATGGTACGGAGTTAGTCCAAAAACCGGTTTTCCCTTTTGCCATCATCAACTATAAATCCAGAAAGATGGTGATAAATCTGCTTGAAGAGCAAAAACCCGGAGACAATGAAGAAATCATACTAAATAAATCAGTGGCCTTACTTGAATATAAATTTGCGGATGCATTTTTAAAACTGAAGGCAGACAGACAAAAAAACATACTTTTTACACAAGGACAGGATGAGTGGGATCAAAGTCAGACTTTCAGATTAGAAAGTGAGCTTAGAAGATTTCATAAGTTGGGGAGAATAAGTCTCGACAGTATGATGATGATAGACTCCACTATTGATCTTGTGATAGTGGCTGGGCCAAAGTTACCGTTTTCACTTCAAAACCAATTTAAACTGGATCAATACGTGATGAGAGGTGGTAAAATCATCTGGATGATAGATAAGTTTCCTGTTTCTCTTGACAGTATCAATAAACAAAAGTTTTATGTCCCTGAGGCTTCTCAATTAGAATTGGACAACCTTTTGTTTAAGTACGGTGTCAGGCTTATGCCCGATCTTATCATGGATATAGAGTGCAGCAGTATACCGCAAGTGATAGGGATGGCAGGCGACAAACCGCAAACCAAACTTTTTCCCTGGCCGTATCATCTTGCTGCAGTAGGGAGTAATGCACATCCTGTCACTAAAAATATTGATAGGGTCAATTTGTTTTTTCCGGGCACAATAGATACTGTAAAAACAGATGGACAAGTCAAAAAAACAGTGTTGATAAGCAGTTCAAAATACTCACGAGCCCAACTTGCACCCGTCAGACTTACTTTTGAAATATTAAAAACGGCACCTGATCCAACAAAATTTAATGATGGTCACAGACCTGTAGCTGTACTGTTAGAAGGCGAATTTGAATCGTTTTTCAAAAACAGACTCACCCCTGATTTTAAGGCTATCCTTGACAGAATGAATATACGATTTATTGACAAGAGCGCATCAGATGCCAAACAATTGGTCATTTCAGATTCAGATTTTGCCAAAAATCTTGTCAATCCCACCTCGGGTGAGACTGAAGATATAGGATTTAATAAGTGGGAACGAAGATACTATAAAGGCAACAAAGATTTTATTCTGAACGCAGTAGAATACATGCTTGAATCTGAAAGTGTACTTGAGTCAAGATCCAAAGAAATCAAGCTCAGGTTACTGGATACCGTCAAAACAAAACAGGAGAAACTACAATGGCAACTTATCAATGTGGTAGTTCCTGTGGTACTGATAGCTTTGATGGGATTTTTATATCAGTATTTCCGCAAACGAAAATTTGCATCGTGA
- a CDS encoding Na+ dependent nucleoside transporter — protein sequence MELMINMGRGLLGMMVLIGIGYLFSSNRKAINWKTVSIGLGAQLILALGVLKVPFIKSIFEFIGGIFVLILDFTKAGSTFLLGGMMNAENFGFIFMFQVLPTIVFFSALTSLLFYLGVIQFVVKAFAMVFTKLLHISGAESLSVTGNIFLGQTEAPLMIKAYLEKMNKSEMLLVMIGGMATVAGAVMAAYISFLGGDDPLLRLEFAKHLLAASVMAAPGAIFISKILYPQTEPINTDVNVSYENIGSNVLDAIANGTTEGLKLAANVAAMLLVFIAFIAIINYGLGKIGEYTYLNNVISDNTMYEKLSIETILGMVFSPIMWLIGVASEDIMTMGQLLGIKLASSEFVAYAQLAELKNPANAVHLVHQKSVIMATYMLCGFANFASIGIQIGGIGSLAPGQRQTLSEFGMKALLGGTIASLFSATIIGALM from the coding sequence ATGGAATTAATGATCAACATGGGCAGAGGACTCTTAGGGATGATGGTTCTTATCGGTATAGGGTACTTATTCAGCAGTAATCGAAAAGCGATCAACTGGAAAACCGTGAGCATAGGTTTAGGAGCGCAACTGATATTGGCCTTAGGGGTTTTAAAAGTACCATTTATCAAGTCTATCTTCGAATTTATAGGTGGAATATTTGTTTTGATCCTTGATTTTACCAAAGCAGGAAGCACATTTTTGTTGGGAGGAATGATGAATGCAGAAAATTTTGGTTTTATATTTATGTTCCAGGTATTGCCCACGATTGTATTTTTCTCAGCATTAACATCCTTACTATTCTATCTGGGTGTCATACAGTTTGTTGTAAAAGCATTTGCTATGGTATTTACAAAATTATTGCACATTTCCGGGGCCGAAAGTTTATCCGTTACAGGTAATATTTTCCTTGGTCAGACAGAAGCTCCTTTGATGATCAAAGCATACCTTGAAAAAATGAACAAATCAGAAATGCTACTTGTGATGATAGGCGGCATGGCCACTGTTGCCGGAGCTGTCATGGCAGCTTATATTAGTTTTTTGGGGGGTGATGATCCATTGCTCAGATTGGAATTTGCAAAACATCTACTGGCAGCATCTGTAATGGCAGCTCCCGGAGCCATCTTTATATCCAAAATTTTATATCCACAAACTGAACCAATCAACACAGACGTCAATGTCTCTTATGAAAATATAGGTTCCAACGTGCTCGATGCCATAGCCAATGGAACTACAGAAGGCCTCAAACTTGCAGCCAACGTAGCCGCTATGCTTTTAGTATTTATAGCATTTATCGCCATTATCAATTATGGACTTGGGAAAATCGGAGAATATACTTATCTGAACAATGTAATTTCGGACAATACGATGTACGAGAAGTTGTCTATTGAGACCATACTAGGCATGGTCTTTTCACCAATCATGTGGCTAATCGGCGTAGCAAGTGAGGATATCATGACAATGGGACAGCTATTGGGAATTAAACTAGCTTCCAGTGAGTTCGTAGCTTATGCACAGCTCGCGGAACTTAAAAATCCAGCTAACGCAGTACATTTAGTCCACCAAAAATCTGTTATAATGGCTACATATATGCTTTGTGGTTTTGCAAACTTTGCAAGTATCGGTATTCAAATAGGTGGTATCGGATCATTGGCACCCGGTCAAAGACAAACATTGTCAGAGTTTGGGATGAAAGCACTTTTGGGAGGTACGATAGCCTCACTATTTTCGGCAACCATTATCGGAGCTCTGATGTAA